From a region of the Pseudoxanthobacter soli DSM 19599 genome:
- a CDS encoding NAD(P)H-dependent glycerol-3-phosphate dehydrogenase has protein sequence MTHPEPAPQVETVGIVGGGAWGTALALAVARAGRRPLLWARDPATVTAINLSRENPRHLPGIRLDPPVAATLDLDEAAGCDLVVLATPAQTTRAVAADLAGRLRPGTPVVLSAKGFEAGTGRLLADVLAEVAPAAVPAVLSGPSFAADVARGLPTAVTVAAADIGMADAVAAAFAGPSFRPYASDDVIGVEVGGALKNVLAIASGVVVGRGLGASAQAALVARAFAELVRLAVALGGRAETLTGLSGLGDLFLTTSSRQSRNFAYGIALGEGRAVEGPDESGPLVEGAKTAPVAVAIARRLGVDLPVTEAVAALVEGRVSVDEVMAGLLARPLKREHA, from the coding sequence ATGACGCATCCTGAACCGGCGCCGCAGGTCGAGACCGTCGGCATCGTCGGCGGTGGGGCGTGGGGCACAGCGCTCGCGCTCGCGGTGGCCCGCGCCGGGCGGCGGCCGCTGTTGTGGGCGCGCGATCCCGCGACCGTCACGGCCATCAATCTCTCCCGCGAAAACCCGCGCCATCTCCCGGGCATCCGGCTCGATCCGCCGGTCGCGGCGACCCTCGATCTCGACGAGGCGGCCGGCTGCGACCTCGTGGTGCTCGCCACGCCCGCGCAGACGACCCGGGCCGTCGCGGCCGACCTCGCGGGCCGGCTGCGGCCGGGAACCCCCGTCGTGCTTTCCGCCAAGGGCTTCGAGGCCGGCACCGGCCGGCTTCTCGCCGACGTGCTCGCCGAAGTCGCGCCCGCCGCGGTGCCGGCGGTGCTTTCGGGACCGAGCTTCGCGGCCGACGTCGCTCGGGGCCTTCCGACCGCCGTCACCGTCGCCGCCGCCGATATCGGGATGGCCGATGCCGTTGCCGCCGCCTTCGCCGGCCCCTCGTTCCGCCCCTACGCCTCCGACGACGTCATCGGTGTCGAGGTCGGTGGCGCGCTGAAGAACGTGCTCGCCATCGCGAGCGGCGTTGTGGTCGGCCGCGGCCTCGGCGCCAGCGCCCAGGCCGCGCTGGTCGCCCGCGCCTTTGCCGAACTCGTCCGCCTCGCCGTTGCCCTCGGCGGGCGGGCGGAGACGCTCACCGGCCTGTCGGGGCTCGGCGACCTGTTCCTCACCACGTCGAGCCGGCAGTCGCGCAACTTCGCCTACGGCATCGCGCTCGGTGAAGGCCGCGCGGTCGAGGGACCGGACGAATCCGGCCCTCTGGTCGAAGGCGCCAAGACCGCTCCGGTCGCCGTTGCCATCGCCCGTCGCCTCGGCGTCGACCTGCCGGTGACCGAGGCGGTCGCCGCGCTGGTCGAGGGCCGGGTGTCCGTGGACGAGGTGATGGCCGGCCTCCTCGCCCGCCCGCTCAAGCGCGAGCACGCCTAG
- the tsaD gene encoding tRNA (adenosine(37)-N6)-threonylcarbamoyltransferase complex transferase subunit TsaD, which yields MIVLGIETSCDETAAGIVRRDADGAGTVLSNVVRAQLEDHAPYGGVVPEIAARAHVALLDRVVAEAVSQAGIPLADIDAVAATTGPGLVGGLMVGAMTGKAIAFAAGKPFVAVNHLEAHALTARLTDHVAFPYLLLLVSGGHTQILAVRGVGDYERWGTTIDDALGEAFDKTAKLLGLGHPGGPAVERAAASGDATRFTLPRPLIGRAGLDFSFAGLKTAVRLAAERAAPLSPADVADLCASFQATVAGIVAARARDALVRFRAETGVAEPVLVVAGGVAANGAIRSALQAAAAQAGGTFVAPPLALCGDNGVMVAWAGAERMALGLEDGLDVPVRARWPLDQRAVPVVGHGRLGAKV from the coding sequence ATGATCGTTCTCGGCATCGAGACGAGTTGCGACGAGACGGCGGCCGGAATCGTGCGCCGCGACGCAGACGGCGCGGGCACCGTGCTGTCCAATGTCGTTCGCGCGCAGCTCGAGGATCACGCCCCCTACGGCGGCGTGGTGCCTGAAATCGCTGCCCGCGCCCATGTCGCCCTGCTCGACCGCGTGGTGGCGGAGGCCGTGTCTCAGGCCGGCATTCCGCTTGCCGACATCGATGCCGTGGCGGCCACCACCGGCCCCGGCCTCGTCGGCGGGCTGATGGTCGGCGCCATGACCGGCAAGGCCATCGCCTTCGCCGCCGGCAAGCCGTTCGTCGCCGTGAATCATCTCGAGGCCCACGCGCTGACGGCGCGGCTCACCGACCATGTGGCGTTCCCCTATCTGCTGCTGCTCGTGTCCGGCGGCCACACCCAGATTCTCGCGGTGCGCGGCGTCGGTGACTACGAGCGCTGGGGCACCACCATCGACGATGCGCTCGGCGAGGCATTCGACAAGACGGCGAAGCTTCTCGGCCTCGGCCATCCCGGCGGCCCGGCGGTGGAACGCGCCGCGGCCTCCGGCGATGCGACGCGGTTCACCCTGCCGCGACCGCTGATCGGCCGCGCCGGGCTCGATTTCTCGTTTGCGGGGCTCAAGACCGCGGTGCGGCTCGCGGCCGAACGCGCGGCGCCGCTCTCGCCCGCGGACGTCGCCGATCTCTGCGCCTCGTTCCAGGCGACGGTCGCCGGCATCGTCGCTGCGCGTGCCCGGGATGCGCTCGTCCGCTTCCGCGCCGAAACCGGCGTCGCGGAACCGGTCCTCGTGGTGGCCGGCGGCGTCGCCGCCAATGGCGCCATCCGTTCCGCGCTGCAGGCGGCGGCCGCTCAGGCGGGCGGCACCTTCGTCGCTCCGCCGCTGGCGCTCTGCGGCGACAACGGCGTGATGGTCGCCTGGGCCGGCGCCGAGCGCATGGCGCTAGGCCTCGAAGACGGGCTCGACGTCCCGGTGCGGGCGCGGTGGCCGCTCGACCAGCGGGCGGTGCCGGTCGTCGGCCACGGCCGCCTCGGAGCCAAGGTCTGA
- the hemC gene encoding hydroxymethylbilane synthase has protein sequence MQTNKLRIGTRGSPLALAQAHMVEAALAAQGVETDIVVMSTAGDRITDRPLTEIGGKGLFTQEIEDALDDGRLDLAVHSAKDMPTALPAGLGLAGYLKREDVRDALVTIDGRTLADLPAGAVVGTASLRRGALLRRLRPDLRVEVFRGNVQTRLAKLRAGVVDATLLALAGLKRLGLEEVATEILDVALFPPAVGQGAIAIETRLGDERVARFLAPALDGDTAIALAAERAFLAALDGSCRTPIAGHGIVEGDRLRFRGLILTPDGSRFHETETETTTEDAALTGRRAGDLLRERAGPGFFDPA, from the coding sequence GTGCAAACGAATAAGCTGCGCATCGGCACCCGCGGAAGCCCGCTCGCGCTCGCCCAGGCTCATATGGTCGAGGCCGCCCTCGCCGCCCAGGGGGTGGAGACGGATATCGTCGTGATGTCCACGGCCGGCGACCGCATCACCGACCGGCCGCTGACGGAGATCGGCGGCAAGGGCCTGTTCACCCAGGAAATCGAGGACGCGCTTGATGACGGGCGCCTCGACCTCGCCGTGCATTCCGCCAAGGATATGCCGACTGCGCTGCCGGCCGGTCTCGGCCTTGCCGGCTACCTGAAGCGGGAGGACGTGCGCGACGCGCTCGTCACGATCGACGGCCGCACCCTCGCCGACCTTCCGGCGGGCGCCGTGGTCGGCACCGCCTCGCTGCGGCGCGGCGCGCTGCTGCGCCGGCTTCGGCCGGATCTTCGCGTGGAGGTGTTCCGCGGCAACGTCCAGACGCGGCTCGCCAAGCTCAGGGCGGGCGTGGTCGACGCCACGCTGCTGGCGCTCGCGGGTCTGAAGCGGCTTGGACTGGAGGAGGTCGCCACCGAGATCCTCGATGTCGCGCTGTTTCCCCCGGCAGTCGGCCAGGGGGCCATCGCGATCGAGACCCGGCTCGGCGACGAACGGGTGGCGCGGTTCCTCGCCCCGGCGCTCGACGGCGACACGGCGATCGCGCTTGCCGCCGAACGCGCCTTCCTCGCGGCGCTCGACGGCTCGTGCCGCACGCCGATCGCCGGCCACGGCATCGTCGAGGGGGACCGGCTGAGGTTCCGGGGGCTGATTCTCACCCCCGACGGCAGCCGCTTCCACGAGACCGAGACCGAGACGACCACCGAGGACGCGGCCCTCACGGGCCGGCGCGCCGGCGACCTGCTGCGCGAACGCGCCGGGCCGGGCTTCTTCGACCCGGCCTGA
- a CDS encoding threonine ammonia-lyase: MLELSAIEDAARRIAPFVRRTPLMQATALREPVTEADLWLKLECLQPTGSFKVRGATNRLLTTPPEALANGIVTASGGNHGLATARAAFQAGVPGIIFVPKTVTPDKLERLRGWGADVRVVGNVWDDANREAQAYAAANDAVFFHPFADPAVMAGQGTVALEILADMLDVETLLVAIGGGGLISGMASAIRALKPSVRIIGIEPVGSPTLLASRQAGHVVRLPAVTTRVATMACGRTDEAVFAIVDEAVDDIVLVDDEEMLSAAKWLWSEMGLAADLSGAAAIAGIRSGKIALKPGEKVCALVCGAGKDALV, encoded by the coding sequence GTGCTGGAACTCTCCGCGATCGAGGATGCGGCGCGCCGCATCGCCCCCTTCGTGCGGCGCACGCCGCTGATGCAGGCGACGGCCCTGCGCGAGCCGGTGACCGAGGCCGACCTCTGGCTGAAGCTCGAATGCCTCCAGCCCACCGGCTCGTTCAAGGTGCGCGGCGCGACCAACCGGCTTCTCACCACCCCCCCGGAGGCGCTTGCCAACGGCATCGTCACCGCGTCGGGCGGCAACCACGGGCTTGCCACCGCGCGTGCAGCCTTCCAGGCCGGTGTTCCCGGTATCATCTTCGTGCCGAAGACGGTGACGCCGGACAAGCTCGAGCGCCTGCGCGGCTGGGGCGCGGATGTCCGCGTCGTCGGCAATGTCTGGGACGATGCCAACCGCGAGGCCCAGGCCTATGCCGCCGCAAACGACGCCGTGTTCTTCCATCCCTTCGCCGATCCGGCGGTGATGGCGGGGCAGGGCACCGTGGCGCTGGAGATCCTGGCCGATATGCTGGATGTCGAAACCCTGCTCGTCGCCATCGGCGGCGGCGGGCTCATCTCCGGTATGGCGAGCGCCATCCGGGCGCTGAAGCCCTCCGTGCGGATCATCGGCATCGAGCCGGTGGGTTCGCCCACTCTGCTCGCCTCGCGGCAGGCCGGCCACGTCGTGCGCCTGCCGGCCGTCACCACCCGCGTCGCCACCATGGCCTGCGGCCGTACCGACGAGGCGGTGTTCGCCATCGTCGACGAGGCGGTCGATGACATCGTGCTCGTCGACGACGAGGAGATGCTGTCCGCCGCGAAGTGGCTGTGGTCGGAGATGGGGCTCGCCGCCGACCTCAGCGGCGCGGCGGCGATCGCCGGCATCCGCTCCGGCAAGATCGCGCTGAAGCCCGGGGAAAAGGTCTGCGCCCTCGTCTGCGGCGCCGGCAAGGACGCGCTCGTCTAG